GTTGCTTGTTCGTTGGGGCTGGGGGTGCTCAAATAATTGGGGAGGACATTCGTATAGTAATCGGCCGCCCGTCGAAAGGCATAGGCGGAATTAAAACGAGTGCCTGGTGCTTGGGATTGAGAGAATGCCAACACTTCCAAGGGGCTTACAAAATGGTCGTGATTTGTATCGGCTTGTCGAAGAGCCTCCAAGGTTTCATGGTAACTGGCTTCAATGTGGCTTGAAGCGGGAGTTTGAGCGATGAGGCTCTCAGTGCATTGCATTTCAGGGGTTTGAGGGGAGGCAGGAACTTCAAAGACAAGATTGTGAATACTTAATTGGTTGTGTCTATAGTTTTGCTGCCGATCTCCTCCTAAGTGGAAGAAAAGGCCAAGCTCTTCCCTAAAGGAATCGAGTAACGGTTGTGATGCTTGGCGGCATTGATTCATAAGTGGCACCTACCTAAATACCTTATCGGCAGGACCACAGAAATGTTGCGTGTGCAGGGCAGATTTTTTTCATTATTTTTCCGTCAGGGGGAAAAATGAGCAATCCCCGGTGCTTGGAATAGCGCTCGAGCGTAGATTAAATAACGGTCAACAGGACAAAAACTATTCTTCTTCATCACGGGTCAAAAATCGACGAAGCCCCGCTCTCATTCTTTCGAAAATGCCTGGACGTGGCGGTGTTTGAGGGCTTTCTAATTCAAATCTCCGAATAAGCTCAGCTTCAATTCGATCAGCATCTTTTCTTAAAACTATAGTCCCATTGGGCAACAGACGATATCTTTCGGCAAATCTTTGAGCCGCTTCTTGAGCAGGGGCATAGGGGTCAGGATTGTTTTCAACAACTGAAGTTCTACGATCTTCTACAGGTTCAGCGTCTTTCGAAGGGATTTCCTCCAAACGCTTTTCTAAAATTCCAAAGGCTGCATTTTTTACTTCAACAACCCAGCCCCGCCAAATTGCGTCACTACCCTTCAGTACAATAGAATGATCCTCCATTTCCTGCAGTAACGCCTTGAATTCAGCTACCTGTTCCACACAAACATCACATTCTTGAGCTAATCGAATATTTCGAACCACGTTAAGGATAAAAGTTTCTTTCGCTTGTGGACTAACTCGAAGACCCCGTATCGTTCCAAGAAAACGATCGAAATTATAAAGCGACATTTTTTGAGCCAAAAATTCCAAATAATAAATTGAATCTTCCCGTCTCGTTGTTCGATTTTTTTCATTGAAGAATTCTTCGCGATCGTAATTAAAAACCAACATCTCTAAAAGCGTTGGCAATTGATTCATGAACAAAGGGTTTTCTAATATTTTTGCAAGTTCGCTCTCATCAAAGCGAAAACCAGGTATAAATAAAACCCCTTGAAAGGCCGATAAAAAATCTCCTTTTACTCCTTCTAACGAAGCGCTCAACCGCTCTATCAATAAATTTCTTGCTCTCCTGTTTTCTGGAATAAAGGGTGACAAAATTATCAATTCATCAGAGTCAGCGCCCAGTGCTGTATATCCAGGCCGAAATCCAAGTTTGGTCTCGTAACCCAAAAGGGCTAGCAAAGGGATGAGAGGCAGATAACCATAAACTCCATCTTTTTGAACCCTCTCTTCAATTCGCGAACAAATTCTTTCGGCTTGCTCTGCATTAATTCTTTTTTCTCTCAAAAGAAGCTCAATCACTTTTTGATAAAAAGTTGCTACCGATTCACTAGTCCATAATTCTTCAATCGAATGTTCAACAATCGCATTCCATTGATCCGGTCTGAGTCGAGATAAATCGAGAGATGGAGAACCTTCAGAAAAGGCAGTTTCATGGTCGCATGAAACCTGGCAGGAAAAAAGATAGCACCACAGCCGTTTAAGCATCTTCGGATGTTCCAAATCCAAAGTTTCAGCAGGGAAAGTGCTCAATAGCCTTCGAGCTTCTTGGGTAGATTCAGGACGATCAACAAAATCAGAGGTAATAAATTCCAAGGCCTCAAACAAACCCGATTCAAATGTAAGTTTGCAACCCCTAAAGAGTGGGTTTTTGTATATTGCCTCACTCAAACTTATTCTCTGTGCTGTTAATCTTGGAAGGTCTGACAATTCCAGGGTAAAAGAATATAATAATCTTCGAAAAATTTCCGGGCTTTCTCTGAGACGACTTAAAGCCCTGGCCGTTGCCTGAAATGCTGCTTCCTGCACCGCTGGTGGACCCAGTACTGATGTTTCTCTCTCAAGAGCTTCCACAATGAAATCCGGAAAAATCTCCGCTTCATCCCAACCCGGCAAACTCAAGGGCAGCACTCTTTTTGTAAATCCCAGGGCCCTTTCGTCTGCATCCTCACTTGCGATGGCCCTCTCCGTCACCTCCAAAAAAACTTCTCGAGAGACGGAGGCAAGATCCAAGCTCTCTATCCCTGAAGGATAAGTTTTCCTTTCAGTAGGCGCTCGCATCACCGCTCCAGGTCCCATTCCTACAAAGCAGCCCAGACTGCTCCACAAGGTCGCCCGCCCCACTTGGCGGGCAAAACGCAACAAATGCCGGGCACTCACTTGTATGCCCACTTGGGCGATTTGATTACCATGGTGCACCCCCGCGTCCATGACGGTGTTGTGGAGGTATTCCCTCAGGAGATCTGCAATTTGCCCCTCTCCCTGAGCCTCCCGCGCACGGGGGGAGGGAACTCTTTCCCCTCTCCCTCGAGGGGAGAGGGTCAGGGAGAGGGTGGTCTCGGATTCACTCGGATTCCACCCCACCCTTCTCTCAAACCCCTGCTGCAAATGACTGGCCGCCGTAAACACCGCACCGCCAAACAGGCGCTGCAGCACATAGCGCAAAGTAGTACTTTGTATAGAATTGTTAAAAAAGGGAAAGGCCAACCAATTCATGAAATGAGACGAGTTAAAATTGATTAAACCTGCTGTGTTTCCTCTAAGGCTCCAATGCCCGCCCAGGGCTTCGCAGAGCCCAGCGGCCAGAAAGGTGTTGGTCATATGTGCCGCAAAGCGAATGAAACCCTCCCGGCGAAGGGCCATGCTGGCCACTTGGGAAAAGCTCAACCGCTCAAACACCCGAAGGCCACAAGTGCGAAGGATTTTGCGTTCCACCGCACCGCCTATCAAACCACCCGCAAAGCCAGTACCTATCGTAAAGGCAATACTCCTCAGCATCTCGGGCGTACACACTTCATCCTTCACCTGCCGCCAAAACTCAGGGCGAGAGCAGGTGTCAACCAGGGCTTCGTAGGTCTGGTAAAAAGAATGATGAAATTGGGATAAGCTGCGATCTATCGACATGAGGGCATTATCGGTAAGAGCTGGGAAAAGTTGCCTGAAATTTCAACAAAACCCATCCTTACTGTTATTGAATCAATGTAAGAGATGGGTTTTATTTAAAGACACAACCGTATAAATTATAATACTTTTTTTATCGCATCTTCCAGCGTAGCCCGGGGAACCGATCCCAGGATCTGATCTACTTTTTGTCCTGCCTTAAAGAGAATAAGGGTAGGAATGCTGCGCACTCCGTATTGGACTGGAACCCCCTGGTTTTCATCCACATTCATTTTATAGACGGCCACTTTGCCCGCATAATCTTTGGCCAAGGCATCTACCGTGGGGCCTAGCGCTCGGCAAGGGCCACACCATTCGGCCCAAAAATCGATGAGGACGGGCAGGGGGTTTTTCAAGACTTCTTGTTCAAAGTTACCATCACTCGCTTCTTTTACGTGTTCGGATGCCATATTTTCCTCCTGATTTGTGATTGTGTGACGGAAATGAAATTGCGAATTCTATGACTTGAAGTCAAGTTCAATTCGGTTATAAGACGAATTCCATGAATTATTATCCCCTCAATTTGAAGATACAAAATAAATCTGTAGTCGTGGTGGGTGGCGGCTCTGTGGCCTTGCAGAAGATTCTGGGTTTGCTCGGGGCAGGGGCAATCATTGAAATTATTTCTCCCTTGTTGCATAAAGACCTTTTGTGCCTGGTGAGTGAGGGTCGTATCCAATGGCAGCAAAGAAAATATAAAAAAGGAGATCTGAAATCGGCTTTTCTTGCCTTTGCTGCAACAAATAATAGAGAGGTAAATCAAAAAATTTTAGAGGAGGCTCAGCAAAGAAAGATTCTATTGAATGCAGTCGACCAACCCGAGCTTTGCGATTTTATTATTCCCGCCCGAGTGTCCAGGGGAGAATTCCTGCTCACGGTGTCTACCGGGGGGGAAGCTCCCTTTTTATCAAAAAGGCTTAGAAAACAATTGGAGAAAAGTTTTGGGTTGGAGTATGGCCTACTTTCCAGAAAAATTAAGAAAATCCGTCAGTGCTTTATCAGGCAAGGGCGCGAACAGGAAATTAAGCCCTTTTTGGAAAAATATTGGGAGAAAATGTTGGAGAGGTTTAAGAGGTTAAATAATTAACTGACCTTACGCGATTTTTATTCCCCCCCCCCTCTCCCTCGACGGGAGAGGGTGATATTGGTGGAATCAAATATCACCCCCTCCTTAACCCTCCCTCCTCAAGGTGGAGGGGATTTCTAATCCAAGTGGAGTGGTTGAAAAATACTTATGCTCACTACATTCGCACACACCAGCGCCCTGTTTTTTGCCTTCGCGACTCTTCTTTATCTGGGGAGTTTCATCTCTAAGCGAAAAAAACTTTGGAGTCTGGCCCAAGGGGCTTTATTGCTGGGTTTGGGGGTTCAGGCCCTTGGTTTTGCGCTCCACTTTGCCAAGGTGGGCTTCCCCCTGCTTCAACAGGCCGACGAGGCCTTCTTGTTCAGTGGTTGGATATTGGCTTTTCTTTATCTGGTTCTCTCCCTTAAATATCATCTTCCCTGGCTGGGTTTGTTTTTCATGCCTGCGGTGCTTGTTTTATATTCCCTTTCTCATTTCTCCAATGAGCACTATGCCCAAAATGTTTTATTGTTTCATTCGCCCTGGGCCTCCATCCATATTGTGTTCAGTTTTTTGGCCTTTTCGCTTTTTTCCCTTACTTTCCTGATGGGGCTCTTGTTTCTGCTTCAAGAATATCAACTCAAGTCCAAAAGAAATTTTTTGGAGCTAGAAAAAATGCCTTCCCTGGAACTGCTCGACCTGCTTCATTTCAAGGCCTTGCGCCTGGGTTTTATTTTT
The sequence above is drawn from the Deltaproteobacteria bacterium genome and encodes:
- the ccsA gene encoding cytochrome c biogenesis protein CcsA, whose protein sequence is MLTTFAHTSALFFAFATLLYLGSFISKRKKLWSLAQGALLLGLGVQALGFALHFAKVGFPLLQQADEAFLFSGWILAFLYLVLSLKYHLPWLGLFFMPAVLVLYSLSHFSNEHYAQNVLLFHSPWASIHIVFSFLAFSLFSLTFLMGLLFLLQEYQLKSKRNFLELEKMPSLELLDLLHFKALRLGFIFLTLGILSGSAWAKTVKGLYFFNDPRQLWTLVAWLVYLLFLQVHVRANWRGRRGVLLSLLGFVVILFTFLEVRHS
- a CDS encoding bifunctional precorrin-2 dehydrogenase/sirohydrochlorin ferrochelatase; this translates as MNYYPLNLKIQNKSVVVVGGGSVALQKILGLLGAGAIIEIISPLLHKDLLCLVSEGRIQWQQRKYKKGDLKSAFLAFAATNNREVNQKILEEAQQRKILLNAVDQPELCDFIIPARVSRGEFLLTVSTGGEAPFLSKRLRKQLEKSFGLEYGLLSRKIKKIRQCFIRQGREQEIKPFLEKYWEKMLERFKRLNN
- the trxA gene encoding thioredoxin, giving the protein MASEHVKEASDGNFEQEVLKNPLPVLIDFWAEWCGPCRALGPTVDALAKDYAGKVAVYKMNVDENQGVPVQYGVRSIPTLILFKAGQKVDQILGSVPRATLEDAIKKVL